From Strigops habroptila isolate Jane chromosome 10, bStrHab1.2.pri, whole genome shotgun sequence, one genomic window encodes:
- the KLC4 gene encoding kinesin light chain 4 isoform X4: protein MSTMVYPREEKLDKLSQEEIISNTKLVMQGLEALKNEHNSILHSLLETIKCLKKDEEANLVHEKSNLLRKSVEMIELGLGEAQVMMALSNHLNAVESEKQKLRAQVRRLCQENQWLRDELANTQQKLQRSEQTVAQLEEEKKHLEFMNQLKKYDEDVSPSEEKEGDSGKDSLDDLFPNEEEEHGPGLPHQHSSAVAAAQQGGYEIPARLRTLHNLVIQYASQGRYEVAVPLCKQALEDLEKTSGHDHPDVATMLNILALVYRDQNKYKEAAHLLNDALSIREKTLGKDHPAVAATLNNLAVLYGKRGKYKEAEPLCKRALEIREKVLGKDHPDVAKQLNNLALLCQNQGKYDEVEYYYCRALEIYESCLGPDDPNVAKTKNNLASCYLKQGKYKDAEVLYKEILTRAHVKEFGSVDDEHKPIWMHAEEREEMSK from the exons ATGTCCACCATGGTGTACCCTAGGGAGGAGAAACTGGACAAGTTGAGCCAAGAGGAGATAATTTCCAACACCAAGCTAGTGATGCAGGGGCTGGAGGCACTCAAGAATGAACACAACTCCATCCTGCACAGCTTGCTGGAAACCATAAAGTGcctgaagaaagatgaagaagcCAATCTTGTGCATGAAAAATCCAACCTGCTCCGCAAGTCAGTGGAGATGATTGAGCTGGGGCTTGGAGAGGCTCAG GTGATGATGGCATTGTCCAACCATCTGAATGCTGTGGAGtcagagaagcagaagctgcGTGCTCAGGTCCGGAGGCTATGCCAGGAGAACCAGTGGCTGCGTGATGAGCTTGCCAACacccagcagaagctgcagcgCAGTGAGCAAACCGTGgctcagctggaggaggagaagaaacacCTTGAGTTCATGAACCAGCTGAAGAAGTATGATGAGGATGTCTCACCTTCG gaggagaaggagggtgACTCCGGCAAGGACTCTCTGGATGATCTGTTCCCgaatgaggaggaggagcatGGTCCTGGAC TGCCCCACCAGCACAGTAGTGCAGTGGCAGCTGCCCAGCAGGGAGGCTATGAGATTCCTGCACGCCTGCGCACGCTCCACAACCTTGTCATCCAGTACGCCTCACAGGGACGCTACGAGGTAGCTGTGCCGCTATGCAAGCAGGCACTGGAGGACCTGGAGAAGACATCAGGCCACGATCACCCCGATGTGGCCACCATGCTCAACATCCTGGCACTAGTGTACAG GGAtcagaataaatacaaagagGCAGCACACCTCTTGAATGACGCTCTCTCCATCCGTGAGAAGACTCTGGGCAAAGACCACCCAGCG GTGGCAGCAACTTTGAACAACCTGGCTGTTCTCTATGGCAAGAGAGGAAAGTACAAAGAAGCAGAGCCACTGTGTAAGCGAGCCCTGGAGATCCGTGAGAAG GTCCTAGGCAAAGACCATCCTGATGTGGCCAAGCAGCTGAACAATCTAGCCCTGTTGTGCCAGAACCAGGGCAAGTATGATGAGGTGGAATACTATTACTGCAGGGCTCTGGAGATCTATGAGAGCTGCCTGGGTCCTGATGACCCCAACGTGGCCAAAACCAAGAACAACCTG GCCTCCTGTTACCTGAAGCAAGGCAAATACAAAGATGCGGAGGTGCTGTATAAGGAGATCCTCACCCGTGCTCACGTGAAGGAGTTTGGCTCTGTGGATG ATGAACACAAACCAATCTGGATGCACgcagaagagagagaggagatgaGCAAG TGA
- the MRPL2 gene encoding 39S ribosomal protein L2, mitochondrial, with protein sequence MAAGLCRAFGALLLSAARPRPPPPGPAPRLAGVALAAACRALSGSAPRCTTDPMWKCRVKYTVRPVGMKKTGGRDHTGRIRVRGIGGGHKRRYRMIDFQRLRYEEGAPAQPFTEKVITVRYDPCRSADIALVAGGNRKRWIIATENMQPGDFINNSSHIGRMAVSAKEGDAYPLGALPVGTLICNLESHPGKGAQYIRAAGTCGVLLRKVNGTAIVQLPSKRHMQVLETCVATVGRVSNVDHNKRVIGKAGRNRWLGKRPHTGLWHRKSGWAGRKIKPLPPMKSYVNLPRVVAQE encoded by the exons ATGGCGGCGGGGCTGTGTCGCGCGTTCGGGGCGCTGCTGCTCTcggccgcccggccccgcccccccccgcccggccccgcgccccggcTGGCGGGGGTCGCGCTGGCGGCTGCCTGCCGAGCGCTGAGCGGCTCCGCGCCGCGCTGCACCACCGACCCGATGTGGAAGTGCCGGGTCAAGTACACAGTGCGCCCCGTGGGCATGAAGAAGACGGGCGGGCGCGACCACACAG GCCGCATCCGTGTGCGGGGCATCGGCGGGGGACACAAGCGGCGGTACCGGATGATCGACTTCCAGCGGCTGCGCTACGAGGAGGGTGCCCCGGCACAGCCCTTCACCGAGAAGGTCATCACCGTCCGATACGACCCTTGCAG GTCGGCAGACATCGCCCTGGTGGCCGGCGGCAACAGAAAGCGCTGGATCATCGCCACGGAGAACATGCAGCCAGGGGACTTCATCAATAACTCCTCTCACATCGGCAGGATGGCAG TGTCAGCCAAAGAAGGGGACGCCTACCCGCTGGGGGCTCTGCCTGTCGGCACGCTGATCTGCAACCTGGAGAGCCATCCTGGGAAGGGAGCGCAGTACATCCGGGCAGCCG GGACTTGTGgggtgctgctgaggaaagTGAATGGGACCGCCATCGTGCAGCTGCCTTCCAAGAGGCACATGCAG GTACTGGAGACCTGCGTGGCCACAGTGGGCCGTGTGTCCAATGTCGACCACAACAAGCGAGTGATCGGGAAGGCGGGACGGAACCGCTGGCTGGGCAAGCGCCCGCACACAGGCTTATGGCATCGCAAGAGTGGCTGGGCTGGGCGCAAGATCAAACCTCTCCCGCCCATGAAGAGCTACGTCAACCTGCCACGGGTCGTGGCACAGGAGTGA
- the KLC4 gene encoding kinesin light chain 4 isoform X3 codes for MSTMVYPREEKLDKLSQEEIISNTKLVMQGLEALKNEHNSILHSLLETIKCLKKDEEANLVHEKSNLLRKSVEMIELGLGEAQVMMALSNHLNAVESEKQKLRAQVRRLCQENQWLRDELANTQQKLQRSEQTVAQLEEEKKHLEFMNQLKKYDEDVSPSEEKEGDSGKDSLDDLFPNEEEEHGPGLPHQHSSAVAAAQQGGYEIPARLRTLHNLVIQYASQGRYEVAVPLCKQALEDLEKTSGHDHPDVATMLNILALVYRDQNKYKEAAHLLNDALSIREKTLGKDHPAVAATLNNLAVLYGKRGKYKEAEPLCKRALEIREKVLGKDHPDVAKQLNNLALLCQNQGKYDEVEYYYCRALEIYESCLGPDDPNVAKTKNNLASCYLKQGKYKDAEVLYKEILTRAHVKEFGSVDDEHKPIWMHAEEREEMSKSKHRDSAPYAEYGGWYKACKVSSPTVNTTLRNLGALYRRQGKLEAAETLEECAVRSRRQGIDPINQTKVVEILKEGDGTERRRSLGGSVKYENATDGSEEA; via the exons ATGTCCACCATGGTGTACCCTAGGGAGGAGAAACTGGACAAGTTGAGCCAAGAGGAGATAATTTCCAACACCAAGCTAGTGATGCAGGGGCTGGAGGCACTCAAGAATGAACACAACTCCATCCTGCACAGCTTGCTGGAAACCATAAAGTGcctgaagaaagatgaagaagcCAATCTTGTGCATGAAAAATCCAACCTGCTCCGCAAGTCAGTGGAGATGATTGAGCTGGGGCTTGGAGAGGCTCAG GTGATGATGGCATTGTCCAACCATCTGAATGCTGTGGAGtcagagaagcagaagctgcGTGCTCAGGTCCGGAGGCTATGCCAGGAGAACCAGTGGCTGCGTGATGAGCTTGCCAACacccagcagaagctgcagcgCAGTGAGCAAACCGTGgctcagctggaggaggagaagaaacacCTTGAGTTCATGAACCAGCTGAAGAAGTATGATGAGGATGTCTCACCTTCG gaggagaaggagggtgACTCCGGCAAGGACTCTCTGGATGATCTGTTCCCgaatgaggaggaggagcatGGTCCTGGAC TGCCCCACCAGCACAGTAGTGCAGTGGCAGCTGCCCAGCAGGGAGGCTATGAGATTCCTGCACGCCTGCGCACGCTCCACAACCTTGTCATCCAGTACGCCTCACAGGGACGCTACGAGGTAGCTGTGCCGCTATGCAAGCAGGCACTGGAGGACCTGGAGAAGACATCAGGCCACGATCACCCCGATGTGGCCACCATGCTCAACATCCTGGCACTAGTGTACAG GGAtcagaataaatacaaagagGCAGCACACCTCTTGAATGACGCTCTCTCCATCCGTGAGAAGACTCTGGGCAAAGACCACCCAGCG GTGGCAGCAACTTTGAACAACCTGGCTGTTCTCTATGGCAAGAGAGGAAAGTACAAAGAAGCAGAGCCACTGTGTAAGCGAGCCCTGGAGATCCGTGAGAAG GTCCTAGGCAAAGACCATCCTGATGTGGCCAAGCAGCTGAACAATCTAGCCCTGTTGTGCCAGAACCAGGGCAAGTATGATGAGGTGGAATACTATTACTGCAGGGCTCTGGAGATCTATGAGAGCTGCCTGGGTCCTGATGACCCCAACGTGGCCAAAACCAAGAACAACCTG GCCTCCTGTTACCTGAAGCAAGGCAAATACAAAGATGCGGAGGTGCTGTATAAGGAGATCCTCACCCGTGCTCACGTGAAGGAGTTTGGCTCTGTGGATG ATGAACACAAACCAATCTGGATGCACgcagaagagagagaggagatgaGCAAG AGCAAGCACAGAGACAGCGCCCCCTATGCTGAGTATGGTGGCTGGTACAAGGCCTGTAAGGTCAGCAG CCCGACGGTGAACACCACGCTGAGGAACCTGGGTGCGCTGTACCGGCGCCAGGGCAAGCTGGAGGCGGCAGAGACCTTGGAGGAGTGCGCGGTTCGCTCCCGGCGGCAG GGCATTGACCCAATCAACCAGACAAAGGTGGTGGAGATCCTGAAGGAGGGAGATGGCACAGAGAGACGTCGGAGCCTGGGAGGCAGCGTCAAGTATGAGAATGCCACAGACGGTAGCGAGGAA